A genomic region of Anas acuta chromosome 1, bAnaAcu1.1, whole genome shotgun sequence contains the following coding sequences:
- the DDIAS gene encoding DNA damage-induced apoptosis suppressor protein, with amino-acid sequence MNKARRLLAASVISVQNSCFIYPACQSCFSRLVLNPKRFNCPKCGCTGEVKDAGYRYRLSLKIADTNDLFDITVFGSCLDPFFGVTAGNLQRCIEDFNQLSGETNRDPSPRVLVEAVESCFIGKRFIFGVKGCASEDGGCSFASSILQNCSRINRGTKTLTACQIFLPNAAVTGFTVITYFHRLLQSRKFGNHNNSSHLPDSLSPPIDEPVGELSSLSSWNRNSCFVQSSGGESFLGCWQQSFSLTSSVAWVTAEDFPTLEVGKLVSEQHEEEGRPVSAESCSVSLNNQTLWESQCCSSSVREENKEEEDELNSQPSQTDRISATDKLERISFSGTNCSPPNNSRLLKNPSEFGVKSIYPKTSIGNDSYKEKSPNSLFYNRRTSTSNHVNVTRVSQTDSVLWEELPFSESLNEFLARIEGESFVTPPSLEAGQRTALESSKLSVNLNKSCPRQAPGAGGLPEGSISGRFLPPAEKDIWESISFAWQQSNPNSESDEVSQHESFCSISSSADKERGASCVIPSSHLLTPSQSLLVTSEYSASKRNRQPKEADTEISKSACPFINLQRAAEREESFCLQRSKRATCMQSVRDSCLAGSGNKENCSYEANQRKDLTFTGIRNSDPATPNNTRRMYERELKTSTELQENAFKSINKREMIQNSSCPEGSYNASADLFDTSEVAKTVEFLNKSCNSLIQEGRLTGKVTTPELGLFPLDVHCNSLKHTPSLHRSPLAFRKHSTPVAYSFYDSECNSVSAQDFVPYSESTPVAKPVQKLWPLGEQSSLVTLFTPKNPAKVHSKCKRSRSSFQNTLLQQLTGKLVKRQKLCNGEEKESNSSVSQLFQNSQLPADFEEWIPISGSKENSEKDACFRSEGLNSENTAGILATPVSAGTTKALFLNDSILETCSSSEGKNHLSRANYSGVILEGATGWSPELFFQAQSPFFCKPKQ; translated from the exons ATGAACAAAGCGAGAAGACTCCTGGCTGCCTCTGTAATTTCTGTCCAGAACTCCTGCTTCATTTATCCTGCTTGTCAGAGCTGCTTTTCTAGGCTGGTGCTGAACCCCAAGAG GTTTAACTGTCCAAAGTGTGGCTGCACAGGTGAAGTTAAAGATGCAGGGTACAGATATAGATTGTCCCTGAAGATTGCTGACACAAATGATTTGTTTGACATTACTGTGTTTGGAAGTTGCTTAGATCCATTCTTTGGTGTCACTGCAGGAAATCTGCAAAG GTGTATTGAAGACTTTAATCAGCTGTCAGGAGAAACAAACAGAGATCCATCTCCAAGAGTGTTAGTTGAAGCAGTTGAAAGCTGTTTCATTGGAAAAAGATTTATATTTGGAGTGAAG GGTTGTGCAAGTGAGGATGGAGGGTGTTCTTTTGCCAGCAGCATCTTGCAAAACTGTTCCAGAATTAACAGAGGTACAAAAACCCTTACAGCTTGCCAGATCTTCCTGCCAAATGCTGCTGTTACTGGCTTTACTGTTATCACCTACTTCCATCGACTCCTGCAGTCCAGGAAATTCGGGAACCATAATAACAGCTCACACTTACCTGATTCATTGTCACCTCCAATAGATGAACCTGTCGGCGAGCTCAGCAGCTTGTCTAGCTGGAACAGAAACTCCTGTTTTGTTCAGTCTAGTGGCGGAGAAAGTTTTTtagggtgctggcagcagtcCTTCAGCCTGACTTCATCTGTTGCTTGGGTAACAGCGGAAGACTTTCCCACTCTGGAAGTGGGAAAGCTGGTGAGTGAACAGCATGAAGAAGAGGGAAGGCCTGTCTCTGCAGAATCGTGCAGTGTAAGCCTTAACAATCAAACTCTTTGGGAGTCACAGTGTTGCAGCTCTTCAGTGAGGGAAGAGAataaagaggaggaggatgaattAAATTCACAGCCTAGTCAGACTGACAGAATCTCTGCGACTGATAAATTAGAGAGAATTTCCTTCTCAGGGACTAACTGTTCACCTCCAAACAATTCCAGGTTGTTAAAAAATCCCTCAGAGTTTGGAGTAAAAAGCATTTACCCAAAGACTAGTATTGGAAATGattcttacaaagaaaaatcccCAAACTCCCTTTTTTACAACAGACGTACCTCAACTTCTAATCATGTAAATGTAACTAGAGTGTCTCAGACAGATTCTGTGCTTTGGGAGGAGCTCCCGTTCTCAGAAAGTCTGAATGAATTTTTAGCCAGAATAGAAGGTGAGAGCTTTGTAACTCCACCCAGTCTTGAGGCAGGCCAACGTACCGCCCTTGAAAGCAGCAAGTTGAGTGTAAATCTTAACAAATCATGTCCCAGGCaagccccaggagctggtggtTTACCTGAAGGGAGCATATCAGGGAGGTTCTTGCCACCAGCAGAGAAAGAtatttgggagagtatatcaTTTGCTTGGCAGCAGTCAAATCCAAATTCTGAGAGTGATGAGGTGTCACAACATGAGTCTTTCTGTAGCATTTCATCTTCAGCTGACAAGGAACGGGGGGCATCTTGCGTTATACCTAGCTCTCATCTACTTACTCCATCACAGTCCTTACTGGTTACATCAGAGTATTCTGCTTCCAAAAGAAACAGACAGCCCAAAGAAGCAGATACTGAAATTTCAAAGTCAGCTTGTCCTTTTATCAATCTGCAGCGTGCTGCTGAACGTGAAGAAAGCTTCTGTTTACAAAGAAGCAAGAGGGCTACCTGCATGCAGTCTGTGCGTGATAGCTGTTTAGCTGGTagtggaaataaagaaaattgttcTTATGAAGCAAACCAAAGAAAAGATCTTACATTCACAGGGATACGGAACTCTGATCCAGCAACTCCCAACAACACAAGGAGGATGTatgaaagagaattaaaaacatCGACAGAACTgcaagaaaatgctttcaaaagtaTAAATAAGAGAGAGATGATACAGAACAGTAGCTGCCCTGAAGGCAGCTACAATGCTTCTGCTGATCTCTTTGATACAAGTGAGGTAGCAAAAACTGTAGAGTTCTTAAATAAGTCATGTAACTCTTTGATACAGGAAGGTAGGTTGACAGGAAAGGTCACAACTCCTGAACTGGGGCTTTTTCCTTTGGATGTTCACTGTAACAGTTTAAAACACACCCCTTCCCTACATAGGTCCCCTCTTGCTTTTCGTAAGCACAGTACACCAGTAGCGTACTCCTTTTATGATTCAGAATGCAATTCAGTTAGTGCTCAAGACTTTGTTCCTTATTCTGAGTCAACTCCTGTGGCAAAACCTGTCCAAAAACTGTGGCCTTTGGGGGAACAAAGCTCTCTTGTCACTTTATTCACCCCTAAAAATCCTGCTAAAGTCCATTCCAAATGCAAGCGATCAAGGTCTTCCTTTCAAAACACTCTGTTACAGCAGCTTACTGGCAAGTTAGTGAAACGTCAGAAGCTGTGTAacggggaagaaaaagaaagtaatagCTCTGTTTCACAGCTGTTCCAAAACAGCCAGTTGCCTGCCGACTTTGAAGAGTGGATCCCAATTTCTGGAAGCAAAGAGAACAGTGAAAAAGATGCATGCTTCAGAAGTGAGGGGTTAAACTCTGAGAATACAGCTGGGATTCTAGCAACTCCTGTGTCTGCAGGTACCACCAAGgccttgtttttaaatgattcaATCCTGGAAACTTGTTCCTCTTCAGAAGGAAAGAATCATCTCTCACGTGCAAATTATTCAGGGGTTATATTGGAAGGGGCAACAGGCTGGTCTCCTGAGTTGTTCTTCCAAGCACAGAGCCCCTTTTTCTGTAAgccaaaacagtaa